From one Alphaproteobacteria bacterium genomic stretch:
- a CDS encoding mannose-1-phosphate guanylyltransferase/mannose-6-phosphate isomerase yields the protein MPASDLIPVILCGGAGTRLWPLSRSARPKQFHVLTGTQTLLQQTVLRATQAGAGEPVVVTGAAHGALVRRQLAEIGVRPLCIIEEPCPRNTAPAIALAAHFLQAARPGAAMWVMPSDHMIGDVAALAVATRVAADAARKGYLATFGVRPASPHTGYGYIRSGSGIDGVTGVVSVAAFLEKPDRARAERFLADGGYYWNSGMFVFAVDRILAEIERYAPEVAGPVTAAWQGRTAKGDTAVPAAAEFDAATAISIDYAVMERTDRAVVAPLDADWSDIGSWAAIWDLGDKDEAGNAIVGRGFVHDSRNCYAHTAKPVALVGVDDLIVVESDDAILVCRRDKAELVKHAATAALWAGAADGGAAAKSGVKADAA from the coding sequence ATGCCGGCGAGCGACCTGATTCCGGTGATCCTGTGCGGCGGTGCGGGCACGCGGCTGTGGCCGCTGTCGCGCAGCGCGCGGCCGAAGCAGTTCCATGTGCTGACCGGGACGCAGACACTGCTGCAGCAGACCGTTCTGCGCGCGACCCAGGCGGGCGCCGGCGAACCGGTGGTGGTGACCGGCGCCGCACACGGTGCGCTCGTCCGCCGGCAGCTCGCCGAGATCGGGGTGCGGCCGCTGTGCATCATCGAGGAGCCGTGCCCGCGCAACACCGCCCCGGCCATCGCGCTGGCCGCCCACTTCCTGCAGGCCGCGCGTCCGGGCGCGGCGATGTGGGTGATGCCGTCGGATCACATGATCGGCGACGTCGCGGCGCTGGCGGTGGCGACCCGGGTCGCCGCCGACGCGGCGCGCAAGGGCTATCTCGCCACCTTCGGCGTGCGGCCGGCGTCGCCGCACACCGGCTACGGCTACATCCGCAGCGGCAGCGGCATCGACGGCGTGACCGGCGTGGTGTCGGTCGCCGCGTTCCTGGAGAAGCCGGATCGCGCCCGCGCCGAGCGCTTCCTCGCCGACGGCGGCTATTACTGGAACAGCGGCATGTTCGTGTTCGCCGTCGACCGGATCCTGGCGGAGATCGAGCGCTATGCGCCGGAGGTGGCCGGGCCGGTGACGGCGGCCTGGCAGGGCCGCACTGCCAAGGGCGACACGGCGGTGCCGGCGGCGGCGGAATTCGATGCCGCCACTGCGATCTCGATCGACTACGCGGTGATGGAACGCACCGATCGCGCGGTCGTCGCGCCGCTGGACGCGGACTGGAGCGACATCGGCTCCTGGGCGGCGATCTGGGACCTCGGCGACAAGGACGAGGCCGGCAACGCCATCGTCGGCCGCGGCTTCGTGCACGACAGCCGCAACTGCTATGCGCACACCGCCAAGCCGGTGGCGCTGGTCGGCGTCGATGACCTGATCGTGGTCGAGAGCGACGACGCCATCCTGGTCTGTCGCCGCGACAAGGCGGAACTGGTCAAGCATGCCGCGACGGCCGCGCTGTGGGCCGGCGCCGCCGACGGCGGCGCGGCGGCGAAATCGGGGGTCAAGGCCGACGCGGCGTGA